Sequence from the Mauremys reevesii isolate NIE-2019 linkage group 5, ASM1616193v1, whole genome shotgun sequence genome:
tatgggaataagtaaataacttttccttatccactttctcaacatcactcatgattttatatacctctatcatgtccccccttagtcttctcttttccaaactgacgagtcctagcctctttaatctttcctcatatgggaccctctctaaacccctaatcattttagttgctcttttctgaaccttttctagtgctagaatatcttttttgaggtgaggagaccacatctgtacacagtattcgagatgtgggcgtaccatggatttatataagggcaataatatattctcagtcttattctctatcccctttttaatgattcctaacatcctgtttgcttttttgaccgcctctgcacactgcgtggacatcttcagagaactatccacgataactccaagatctttttcctgactatGTCCAcactaattttttttgtttttctgaaaattTTTCATGCCATTGCAGCTGCTACCACTGGTGCAGCACCTCTTGTAGCAACAGAAGACGTGCTAGGGTAGATAAATCTCCATATGAATGCtggtgtgtgtggttttgtttttgtctttaaaTGTTGCTGCATAGCCCTCCTCTGATTAGGTTTTAGCAAAATAATGGGAAATGATGGCTGTCATCAGTACCTTGTCTATACTAGCATTCACTCCATTGTGCAGTTGCAGTGGTATTAGGAATAGGTGCACATGTTTCAAAAAACAATGTAGTGCAGATAAGTCTTGAATAGTTTAAATATTAAATCTAACGGTAACAATTTAAATGCTGTCTTTAACTATGTCACTGCCAGTGATTTTAGCAGAAAAACACTCAGCCTGCCCCCAAAAACCTGCTGCTGTAGTTGCAGATATATATCTCGACAATATATGAATATACTCAATTTTGAGTGTGGGGACAGCGTAAAACTGAATTtattatcaaaataaagaacacaAGTTAACTCTGCTGATTAGAGTATCACTTGCATGTATAATTCATTGAAgtctctgccacagaattccctGCCTGCTGCACTAGAATGCTACAGAATCTGGGGCTTTGTCACTGTGGAGTTCAGAGGAACTTGGCTATAGAATGCCACCTGTTGTTGAGGAACAATTGCAACTGGGGTGCTTGAGTATAAGCTCTCTGATACATCCAAGTCCAGAAGGATGGAATGGATCCAGAGGGCCATATGGATCTTTGTATCATCAAACTTGATTGTTTAATGGCTGAGGTTAATTGTCTAATATGTTTCTGCTTTAAATGTTTGCATATGCAATAAAAACTGCTGACTTAAAACTTACTAAAAGTGGACTTTAAAACCTAGCATATTGTAGTTCATATTCTTGGTCTCTGCGGGGGTCTGATAGTGATTTTCAGTGCTTCCTATGCTGGCTGGTCTAATGAGCTGTATTAGGCAGGAAACTGTTCTCCATATGGTACAATAGTTGCCATGGTGATTTGAGTGAGGAACTGACCACAGTAGGAAAAAATGAAGGGATGGGTGGCCTCATTTAGCTTGTTTTGAAATAAGGGATGCTTCACTCTGAAATGTGTATTTATTCCTCATTCTCTTCCTTTCTTTGACAGGAAAATAGGGAACGAGAGAGTCAAGAAATTCAGCAACTGCAGAGATTAAGGGAGCTGGAGGAAAAGCGCCAATCCTGGGCCGCTGGAGAACTTGGGAGCTTTGGGAGAAGTAGCAGTGAAAATGATGTTCAGACATTGGCTAAAAAAGGACTGGAGGATTTTCTACCTTTGTTGCGGCAGAGACCTCACAGTCCTTTGAATAGAAACCCCAGCACTAGGCGCTCCCGACTGTCCTTAGGGATTACTGCAGAGAGAGAGCTTCTGACTTTCCTGGAAATCTCCAAGGATGAGGATCCAAACAAATTCAACAGCCTTCCTCGTGCAAACACACGACAAGCAAGACCCAGCATAGCCTTGACTGAATCCAAAGAGCCTAGAGATCTCAGTTTAAATAACTTGAATTTACACCAAGCATCTGAAACCAAAATGGATAGCGCAGATCTGTCTCAGTTGCCTTCAGCTCAGCCCAGTCACTTACAGGACATGGAGGTGGGCTCTACCAGTACTAACCTCTGTCACTCCGAAAAGAATACTGACAACAGTCAGCACAGGTCCAGTGTGCCTGGCGGGCAAGCAACAGATGTAAATGCTTTGGCCCTTGCTGTTGAGGAATGTAAAGTTGTTAAAGGACTATATAAGTCTGATATCCAAGGAACAAAACCTATGGAAGACATGCCTTTAATAAACTTAGAGGATGTTGGTGCAGCAGACTTAGAGACTCTAGATGACTTGAGCTTGCACTCCCTCAGCACTGCAGATAATGATGATCCAGTGCCCTCTTACAAAAGTTCCAGAGAGGCCGATGATTGTCAAGCCAAGGTGGGGAGCTGCAAAAATGAAGTTTCCGAGCATACCAGTAGTGGCCCCACATCTATGGATACAAGTGTTTCTGGCAGTAAAGAACATGGGCCAACATTCTATATATCTGATACTACTGATTGTTCTCTGACTTTCGACTGTTCAGAAGGAAATGATTTAAAATTAGTGGGCGATGAAATGAAAGAGCAAGATGGCAGAGCTTACTCTTGTGCAAATGATGCTCGAGATGGCAGTAGTACAATTGCCTCAAATCTGAATTCATCCTCTGCAAAGGAAATTTCTCTTCCTACTTCATCAAATGACAAAGAGGACTCCAGCAGCAAGCACAACTTTCCTAAGGAAAAGCCTGTAAAATGTAGAGAATCCTTAGGACCAAAGAGAAACTCTCTAAAAGATAGATCTCTAAACTCCTCAAAATCCAGTGGCACTCGCCCTACCCAGACAGTTACTGCCAGACCAATAAGAACTTTGAATGCATCTGAAAATGTGAGTATGAGAAAAGTGGTGCCCATTTCCAGGTCAAACAAAGCACCAAGCAGTCTGAAAAAGCCAGAAGCCAAACCAGCACTTCGAGAGGCCAGTACAGCTGAAACACAACTGTCCCATCGCAACGCTATCCGAGGCACAACAGAAACCCCTCCAAGAACTCCTTACAGGCATAGCTTATCAGTAGAGGAGCCAAAATTACAGCGAGGGACTGCAACTTCCAGCAGTGCCCATTTTGAGAGGGACCAAATTCAGCGCAAGGGCTCTCTTAAAGTGCCAGGTTCTAAATCTGTCAGAGGTATTCCCAAATCAAAACCAGATGAAAGTAAGATTTGTCGCTCCACTGTAAAACCCCAGGCCCCTCCAGATACTAACAAAAGCACGACATCCAGTGCTCCCAAGCCACCGTCCTCTATACCAAACTTTGCAAGGAACACAGTGGCCTCTTCCTCAAGGAGTGCAAAGGTGGATCTACCTAACTCTTCGAAAACTCCAAGCATCACAAGGTCAGTGTCTCAGAGGCTACCTAGAATGAGGCCAGCAGCAAACTCTGATGACCTCATCCCCAAGGAGAATACTGGAAACTTCCTAAAACGAGCAAGTAGTGCTAGAGTTCTCAAAAGGAACACAGACCATAGTGATATTCTCAGTGTTAAAGTGGAACCTACAGCAAAGGAACAAGGTATAATGGAAAAGTCGTCCCTTAAATTGAAAGATGCAAACCGGACCACAATAGGAAAGATATTTAAACCATTATTGAAATAAGGGTTTGAGCTTTTTGACATCTTGGAATATGAACACGTTTAAGCACTGGATGTCTTGTGAAATATCCAAAACAGTAATATCACTATTTAATAACATCTCCTGGTATCTAATGTACAGTACACCATCAGAGGACAGCAACTACTTTTATTCTGGTCTTCAACCTGCAAGCATGAATTTGAATGTATTTAATGTTACTGTGGTGGAGTACAAATGCCACAAATCTTTTATGCATTTGTGGTACAGTACGTTGctaaaaaacaaacctgaaggaATTTAAAACTACCAATTGAAATTACTTTGTGacatgagaagaaaaaaaaaaggggggggggtggggttatGGCCAGTTTTTGTATacaggagccttttttttttttttttttttttcttttaaaggcttAAGCAGTTTTACTAGTTGGTTCCTTTATTCAAAGTTGAAACGACGCCTTTGGAATAGTGCAGAAAATGAACTTGGGTGAAGATACTTTCTGTCATTCTTAATTCCTTGGATTCAAGAGTCATCTGTGCCTGTTGCAAAGTCCATTGCTGGCAATTGGACACACTGGGAACCGCTGGCCTAAAAATGGTGAAACGGGACATTCACTGTTTGTGGCTGTCTTAACCTCATTGAAGAATTTATGGCATGTCTtattgtgtatgtgtgtctgtgtaggaaggaaggaaaactctGCTGGGCAGAAAGTTTATTCTCCATGAGTGTGGCAGAATTGTCTTGCACGTACAAGTAGAATATAGTAAAAAAATTGACTGGTGCTGGATGTAGTAGCACCGCTGGAGGTCATGCCTATTGGAAATACCACCAGTAGCTGTTAGGGATAATAATTACTCATGTTCTGACTCATTTCAGTCAG
This genomic interval carries:
- the FHDC1 gene encoding FH2 domain-containing protein 1; amino-acid sequence: MHVMNCLSLVNDKENGAISVATGLMIEDTTTEQVPPPPPAPPLPPPCSVTGAGFTPPPPGVPPPPPPPPPGPTPPAPPQFINGHGPHSKKKRMRSFFWKTIPEEQVRGKTNIWTIAARRQQFQIDTKTIEELFGQQEETNPQGPRRRTSKSSFKDTKEEISILDSKRSMNIGIFLKQFKKPAQSIIEDINQGKSDPYGSEMLREFLKLLPEAEEVKKLKAFDGDVAKLCQADYFMYLLIQVPNYSLRIEAMVLKREFTPSCTSLQKDMAIIRTATKELMSCEELHSILHLVLQAGNIMNAGGYAGNAVGFKLSSLLKLADTKANKPGMNLLHFVALEAQKKDVVLLTFSEKLQHVHDAARLSIDNIEAELHSLSAKTRSLKDNIRQDPGLFHQMEGFIQFAVKELKELEYWKRELQEQGNMLIDFFCEDKETMKLDECFQIFRDFCIKFNKAVKENRERESQEIQQLQRLRELEEKRQSWAAGELGSFGRSSSENDVQTLAKKGLEDFLPLLRQRPHSPLNRNPSTRRSRLSLGITAERELLTFLEISKDEDPNKFNSLPRANTRQARPSIALTESKEPRDLSLNNLNLHQASETKMDSADLSQLPSAQPSHLQDMEVGSTSTNLCHSEKNTDNSQHRSSVPGGQATDVNALALAVEECKVVKGLYKSDIQGTKPMEDMPLINLEDVGAADLETLDDLSLHSLSTADNDDPVPSYKSSREADDCQAKVGSCKNEVSEHTSSGPTSMDTSVSGSKEHGPTFYISDTTDCSLTFDCSEGNDLKLVGDEMKEQDGRAYSCANDARDGSSTIASNLNSSSAKEISLPTSSNDKEDSSSKHNFPKEKPVKCRESLGPKRNSLKDRSLNSSKSSGTRPTQTVTARPIRTLNASENVSMRKVVPISRSNKAPSSLKKPEAKPALREASTAETQLSHRNAIRGTTETPPRTPYRHSLSVEEPKLQRGTATSSSAHFERDQIQRKGSLKVPGSKSVRGIPKSKPDESKICRSTVKPQAPPDTNKSTTSSAPKPPSSIPNFARNTVASSSRSAKVDLPNSSKTPSITRSVSQRLPRMRPAANSDDLIPKENTGNFLKRASSARVLKRNTDHSDILSVKVEPTAKEQGIMEKSSLKLKDANRTTIGKIFKPLLK